The following are encoded in a window of Staphylospora marina genomic DNA:
- a CDS encoding nicotinate phosphoribosyltransferase — protein MQTNFISALHTDKYQITMMYAHWKNGTHLRRRTYDLYFRKLPFGNGYAVFAGLERAVRWLEQLRFTDDDIEWLRSLNEPFEPEFLEFLKTVRFTGDLWAMPEGTLVFPDEPLLRLEGPACLMHLVETALLNFIGYQTLVATKAARIRHVAGTDTLMEFGTRRAQEADAAVWGARAAWIAGFDATSNTLAGKRFGIPVSGTHAHSWVQDFDSELEAFRAFVAAFPDNAVLLVDTYDTLKSGVPNAIRVGLELKSQGKRLAGIRLDSGDLAYLSKQARRMLDDAGLTDTRIVASSDLDEFTLLNLKAQEACIDAWGVGTRLITAHDQPALGAVYKMVAKEADGTWQPTIKISSNPAKITTPGRKEVWRIIDKKSGKAKADLITEAGETIDPSRPLLLFHPLQTFKRKKVRHFRAVPLLKQIFRDGQRVGDLPSLQEIRNWHKQQLSLFWEEYLRILNPEEYPVDLSKRLWNTKQSMLQQLYREIHGDA, from the coding sequence ATGCAAACGAATTTCATATCTGCCCTTCATACTGACAAATACCAAATCACCATGATGTACGCCCACTGGAAAAACGGCACCCATCTGCGCCGGCGAACCTATGACCTGTACTTCCGGAAGCTTCCGTTCGGCAACGGATACGCCGTCTTCGCCGGATTGGAACGGGCCGTCCGTTGGCTGGAACAACTCCGGTTCACCGATGACGACATCGAATGGCTCCGCTCCCTGAACGAGCCGTTCGAGCCGGAGTTTCTGGAGTTCCTCAAAACGGTACGTTTCACCGGTGACCTGTGGGCCATGCCCGAGGGAACCCTGGTGTTTCCCGATGAACCCCTGCTTCGGCTGGAAGGTCCGGCCTGCCTGATGCACTTGGTGGAAACCGCCCTGCTCAACTTCATCGGATACCAGACGCTGGTGGCCACCAAAGCCGCCCGGATCCGCCACGTGGCCGGCACCGACACCCTGATGGAGTTCGGAACGAGGCGTGCCCAGGAAGCGGACGCCGCGGTTTGGGGAGCCCGTGCCGCTTGGATCGCCGGGTTTGATGCCACCTCCAACACATTGGCCGGCAAACGGTTCGGCATCCCGGTCAGCGGAACCCACGCCCATTCCTGGGTGCAGGATTTCGACAGCGAATTGGAAGCGTTCCGCGCGTTTGTCGCCGCCTTTCCCGACAACGCCGTGCTGCTGGTGGATACGTACGACACCCTGAAAAGCGGCGTTCCCAACGCCATCCGGGTCGGTCTGGAACTGAAGTCGCAAGGAAAGCGGCTGGCCGGCATCCGCCTGGACAGCGGCGATCTCGCCTATCTGTCCAAACAGGCCCGCCGGATGTTGGACGACGCCGGATTGACCGACACCCGGATCGTCGCCTCCAGTGACCTGGACGAATTCACCCTGCTCAACCTGAAAGCACAGGAAGCCTGCATCGATGCATGGGGAGTCGGAACGCGCCTGATCACCGCCCATGACCAGCCGGCGCTCGGCGCGGTCTACAAGATGGTGGCCAAGGAAGCGGACGGCACATGGCAACCCACCATCAAGATTTCGTCCAATCCGGCCAAAATCACCACCCCCGGCCGAAAGGAAGTCTGGCGCATCATCGACAAAAAATCCGGCAAGGCCAAAGCCGATCTCATCACGGAAGCGGGTGAAACCATCGACCCGTCCCGGCCGCTCCTTCTCTTCCATCCGCTGCAAACGTTCAAACGGAAGAAAGTCAGACATTTCCGGGCCGTTCCGCTTCTGAAGCAGATCTTCCGGGACGGGCAAAGAGTCGGGGACCTGCCTTCCCTGCAAGAGATCCGCAACTGGCACAAACAGCAGCTCTCTCTGTTTTGGGAAGAATATCTCCGCATCCTCAATCCGGAAGAATACCCGGTCGATTTGTCCAAGCGACTGTGGAACACCAAGCAATCCATGCTTCAGCAATTGTACCGGGAAATTCACGGAGATGCGTGA
- a CDS encoding Mov34/MPN/PAD-1 family protein, translating to MRSTWLTIQSDVIHQVREYCLGRYPLEGYGFLAGKGPVITRFFPIAGESPCPCSLQFEPRACLETIKKIRGQGLDWIGVIHSHPSGDAWPTARDLAGWHMEHISFWILSLKHPDCPLRAFYLSNRRIIPVFYEIV from the coding sequence GTGCGGTCGACCTGGCTGACCATCCAGTCGGATGTCATTCATCAAGTTCGCGAATACTGCCTGGGACGTTACCCGCTTGAAGGATACGGGTTCCTGGCGGGAAAGGGGCCGGTCATCACCCGTTTCTTTCCGATTGCCGGAGAAAGTCCGTGTCCGTGCTCCCTGCAATTTGAACCGCGAGCCTGTCTGGAAACGATCAAAAAGATCCGCGGACAGGGCCTCGACTGGATCGGGGTGATCCACTCCCACCCCTCGGGTGATGCCTGGCCAACCGCCCGTGACCTCGCGGGATGGCACATGGAGCACATCAGCTTCTGGATTTTGTCGCTGAAACATCCCGATTGCCCTCTTCGTGCGTTCTATCTGTCCAACCGTCGGATCATCCCTGTATTCTATGAAATTGTTTGA
- a CDS encoding DUF72 domain-containing protein translates to MHPVQVGVCGWGDHDLYPPGTPAREKLRLYAGHFPVVEVDSTYHAIAPPERMKRWVDETPEAFRFVVKAYRELTGHGRPRHAPERSWTELVREMTESVKPVVDAGKLSMMLFQFPPWYDCAAKHVKYLRKVREAFADFPLAVEFRNRSWFTADMREKTLRFLEDHAMIHVVCDEPQAGEGSIPVVPAVTHPEHALVRFHGRNVEGWNGSGLPDWRDVRYAWRYSDEELDEWVPRIRELQKQARQVTLLFNNNSQGDAAENAKQMIRKLGLKPVGPAPAQQELFDFMEDGMG, encoded by the coding sequence ATGCATCCGGTACAGGTGGGCGTTTGCGGATGGGGGGATCATGACCTGTATCCTCCGGGAACTCCGGCCCGGGAGAAGCTCAGACTCTACGCGGGCCATTTCCCGGTGGTGGAAGTGGACAGTACATACCATGCGATTGCCCCGCCGGAGAGGATGAAACGGTGGGTGGATGAAACACCGGAAGCGTTCCGGTTCGTGGTGAAAGCATACCGGGAACTGACCGGACACGGGCGGCCTCGGCACGCCCCGGAGCGTTCCTGGACGGAACTTGTGCGGGAGATGACCGAATCGGTAAAGCCCGTGGTGGATGCGGGCAAGTTGTCGATGATGCTTTTCCAGTTTCCTCCTTGGTACGATTGTGCCGCCAAACACGTGAAGTATCTGCGCAAGGTGAGGGAGGCCTTCGCCGATTTCCCGCTGGCCGTGGAGTTTCGCAACCGGTCCTGGTTCACGGCGGACATGCGGGAGAAAACGCTCCGCTTTCTGGAGGATCATGCGATGATCCATGTGGTGTGCGACGAACCGCAGGCCGGGGAAGGTTCGATTCCGGTGGTGCCGGCCGTCACCCATCCGGAGCATGCGCTGGTCCGGTTTCACGGACGAAACGTGGAAGGGTGGAACGGCTCCGGACTGCCGGACTGGCGGGACGTCCGCTACGCTTGGCGGTATTCGGACGAAGAATTGGACGAATGGGTGCCGCGCATCCGGGAATTGCAAAAACAAGCGAGGCAAGTCACCTTGCTGTTCAACAACAACTCGCAAGGAGACGCCGCGGAGAATGCGAAGCAGATGATCCGCAAGCTGGGACTGAAGCCGGTCGGACCGGCTCCCGCCCAGCAGGAGCTCTTCGATTTCATGGAAGACGGGATGGGGTGA
- a CDS encoding sulfite exporter TauE/SafE family protein gives MLILLLIGLLAGTVGSLVGLGGGIIIVPSLLFLASADPERFGGITPAVAVGTSMLLIILTALSSTLSYARQKRVDFRGGFTFFLASGPGAFVGALLPRYLQSDEFLALFGVLMIIVSWMLRLSERGKRRSIRWHVVRTVTDEEGRETEYGWHLGIALPVSFAVGVISGLFGIGGGSLMVPMMILLFRFPPHMATATSMFIIFLSAVTGSVSHLIQGNVHVWSALFLAPGAWLGGRIGAWISSRLSGGQLVKVLRVALLLMAVHLILDGLGVW, from the coding sequence ATGCTGATCCTGCTGCTGATCGGACTCCTGGCGGGCACCGTGGGCAGCCTGGTGGGGCTGGGAGGAGGCATCATCATCGTGCCCTCCCTGCTGTTTTTGGCTTCCGCCGACCCGGAACGGTTCGGAGGCATCACGCCGGCGGTTGCCGTGGGAACATCGATGCTGCTGATCATCCTGACCGCGCTTTCCTCCACGCTCTCCTATGCGCGTCAAAAACGGGTGGATTTCCGGGGAGGATTCACGTTTTTCCTGGCGAGCGGTCCCGGAGCGTTCGTGGGAGCGCTGCTGCCCCGGTACCTGCAATCGGACGAGTTTTTGGCGTTGTTCGGGGTTTTGATGATCATCGTTTCCTGGATGCTTCGGCTGAGTGAGCGCGGAAAGCGTCGATCGATCCGCTGGCACGTGGTTCGGACCGTGACGGATGAAGAAGGGCGGGAAACGGAGTACGGATGGCACCTGGGAATCGCCTTGCCCGTGTCGTTTGCCGTGGGGGTGATCTCCGGTCTGTTCGGAATCGGCGGCGGTTCGCTCATGGTGCCGATGATGATTCTCCTGTTCCGGTTTCCGCCGCACATGGCCACGGCCACGTCGATGTTCATCATTTTCCTGTCCGCCGTCACGGGCAGTGTCTCCCACCTGATCCAGGGAAACGTGCATGTGTGGTCCGCGCTGTTTCTCGCTCCGGGAGCCTGGTTGGGAGGGCGGATCGGCGCGTGGATCTCGTCCCGTCTCAGCGGCGGTCAGCTGGTCAAAGTGCTTCGGGTGGCGCTGTTGCTGATGGCCGTCCATCTCATCTTGGACGGATTGGGTGTTTGGTAG
- a CDS encoding bifunctional metallophosphatase/5'-nucleotidase: protein MNPIKRIHILHTNDLHSHLHRAPLIRRLARELRNRWEERGETGILVDIGDHMDRVRMETEGTDGSVNLAVMEQTGYELFTFGNNELLTFSRKQLHDLFSRSSVEVVSSNVTAMNPEQTPEWVRTSKILDLGGVRVAFLGATIPYPHTYEMMGWRVSSPVEALAGELMRIREQADVTVLLSHLGLPHDRELSVRLAGLDVIIGAHTHHLLEKPERIKDTWIAAAGKYGMHLGHLVLEVDAKTGKLTGVQGTCHPLDQTGGDEEISRLIGEYRHEAAGRLSSVVADLPEPLEVDWREETPFPNLLADALLDWTGADLALVNNGVLLHSLQAGPVTRGDLHRACPHPINPALVRVRMSHVRRALEESLLDEFKDMPLRGFGFRGRVLGTLAVAGMEVIVDPRAKPYARVTEMRSGDRALSEDEEVKLATLDVFTFGAGYGSLKEGELIRYFLPEFLRDVLAARLAKPNATDKAKIRRWKQRDVLDRPD from the coding sequence GTGAACCCGATCAAGCGGATTCATATCTTGCATACCAACGATCTCCACAGCCACCTGCATCGGGCACCGCTCATCCGTCGACTGGCCCGGGAGCTGAGAAACCGGTGGGAAGAGCGGGGAGAAACGGGGATTCTGGTGGACATCGGGGATCACATGGACCGTGTTCGCATGGAGACGGAAGGAACGGACGGTTCGGTCAACCTGGCGGTGATGGAACAGACCGGGTACGAGTTGTTCACGTTCGGAAACAATGAGCTCCTCACGTTTTCCCGGAAGCAACTTCACGATCTGTTTTCCCGTTCCTCGGTGGAAGTGGTCAGCAGCAACGTGACCGCGATGAACCCGGAACAAACGCCCGAATGGGTGAGAACCAGCAAAATCCTGGATTTGGGCGGAGTTCGGGTGGCCTTTTTGGGAGCCACCATCCCGTACCCTCACACCTACGAGATGATGGGTTGGCGGGTGAGCTCTCCGGTGGAGGCATTGGCCGGGGAACTCATGCGAATCCGGGAGCAGGCGGATGTCACGGTGCTGCTTTCCCATCTGGGATTGCCCCATGACCGCGAACTGTCCGTCCGGCTTGCCGGACTGGATGTCATCATCGGAGCTCATACGCATCACCTTCTGGAGAAACCGGAGCGGATCAAGGACACCTGGATCGCGGCCGCGGGCAAGTACGGCATGCATCTGGGGCATCTGGTGTTGGAAGTGGACGCGAAAACCGGCAAGCTGACCGGCGTGCAAGGAACCTGCCATCCGCTCGACCAAACGGGCGGGGATGAGGAAATCAGCCGGTTGATCGGCGAATACCGCCATGAAGCCGCCGGACGGTTGTCTTCCGTGGTCGCGGATCTTCCGGAACCGTTGGAAGTGGATTGGCGCGAGGAAACGCCCTTCCCCAATCTGCTGGCGGATGCCTTGCTCGATTGGACCGGTGCCGATCTGGCATTGGTCAACAACGGCGTGCTCCTCCATTCCTTGCAGGCCGGACCGGTCACCCGCGGGGATCTGCACAGAGCGTGTCCGCATCCGATCAACCCGGCCCTGGTGAGGGTTCGAATGTCCCATGTTCGCCGGGCGCTGGAAGAATCTCTGCTGGATGAGTTCAAGGACATGCCGCTTCGCGGTTTCGGGTTCCGCGGCCGGGTGTTGGGAACGCTGGCCGTGGCCGGAATGGAAGTCATTGTGGATCCGCGGGCGAAACCGTACGCCAGGGTGACGGAGATGCGATCGGGAGACCGGGCGCTCTCCGAAGACGAAGAGGTGAAACTGGCCACGTTGGACGTGTTCACGTTCGGAGCCGGTTACGGTTCTTTGAAGGAAGGGGAACTGATCCGGTATTTCCTGCCTGAATTTTTGCGGGACGTGTTGGCCGCAAGACTGGCGAAACCGAACGCCACGGACAAGGCGAAAATCCGTCGGTGGAAGCAAAGAGATGTCCTTGACCGTCCGGATTGA
- a CDS encoding DUF6154 family protein — protein MSFVDEVYSLYRDQLGEDEEDAVAIVLSLLEEQSREHMMQIINQMSDDEIAQMLGVYLVEMLKYKMIQDGKIPAGRLFVAPDRLH, from the coding sequence ATGAGCTTTGTGGACGAGGTATATTCGCTGTACCGGGATCAGCTGGGCGAAGATGAAGAAGATGCCGTCGCGATCGTGCTGAGTCTTTTGGAAGAGCAATCCCGGGAACACATGATGCAGATCATCAACCAGATGTCGGATGACGAAATCGCCCAGATGCTTGGCGTGTATCTGGTGGAAATGTTGAAGTACAAAATGATCCAGGACGGAAAAATTCCGGCCGGCCGGTTGTTCGTCGCCCCGGATCGGCTGCACTGA
- a CDS encoding YunC family protein: MMSLRWMDADGHPVAGIEVKLPKTTLLVITTDKGYIMCGALDVALLNERLADRGIIAGRAVGVRTLEELMEAPLESVTHAARERGIAPGMTGREAILRML; this comes from the coding sequence ATGATGAGTCTCAGATGGATGGACGCGGACGGACATCCGGTGGCCGGGATCGAGGTGAAACTGCCGAAGACCACGTTGCTGGTGATTACCACCGACAAGGGGTACATCATGTGCGGGGCGCTCGATGTGGCGCTGCTGAACGAACGGTTGGCCGACAGGGGAATCATCGCGGGCAGGGCCGTGGGGGTGAGAACCCTGGAAGAATTGATGGAAGCGCCGCTTGAATCGGTGACGCATGCCGCACGTGAACGGGGGATCGCGCCGGGCATGACCGGCCGGGAGGCCATTTTGCGAATGCTGTGA
- a CDS encoding RluA family pseudouridine synthase, with translation MSDSRKSSHNPWVTYRVPEHMTGVTVEEVLRGPLMVSRRLLNRLTRIKGIRLNGKPAWLAQKVKTGDRVQAALRPPETSPLSPEPVPLRVVYEDTDLMVIDKPAGVAVHPVRDTDRGTLVHGILHLWSSKGIRGTVRPVHRLDRFTSGLILIAKSGYMHQLLDRQLRNGHIHRAYLAVCDGKPEPAEGVIDAPIGRDPRHPTRRRITAGGDPATTRYRLVRQGERASLVEARPITGRTHQIRVHFAHLGAPLAGDRLYGGDTSAIRRQALHAFELAFTHPLTGEDLRFEAPLPEDMQHALVALGLA, from the coding sequence ATGTCCGATTCACGCAAATCCTCCCACAACCCCTGGGTGACCTATCGGGTCCCCGAACATATGACCGGAGTCACCGTGGAAGAGGTGCTGCGCGGTCCCCTGATGGTATCCCGTCGCCTCCTGAACAGGCTGACCCGGATCAAGGGCATTCGCCTGAACGGAAAACCGGCTTGGCTGGCCCAAAAGGTGAAGACGGGGGACCGGGTTCAGGCCGCATTGCGTCCGCCGGAAACATCTCCTCTTTCACCGGAACCGGTGCCGCTGAGGGTTGTGTATGAAGACACCGATCTGATGGTGATCGACAAACCGGCGGGAGTGGCCGTTCATCCCGTGCGGGACACGGACCGGGGAACCCTCGTTCACGGCATTTTGCATCTCTGGTCTTCCAAGGGCATCCGGGGAACGGTGAGACCCGTTCATCGGCTCGACCGCTTCACGTCCGGACTCATCCTGATCGCCAAAAGCGGCTACATGCACCAGCTGTTGGACCGGCAACTCCGAAACGGTCACATTCACCGCGCGTATCTGGCCGTGTGCGACGGCAAGCCGGAGCCGGCGGAAGGTGTGATCGACGCTCCCATCGGCCGCGATCCGCGTCATCCCACACGCCGCCGGATAACGGCGGGAGGGGATCCCGCAACGACCCGATACCGGTTGGTTCGTCAAGGGGAACGGGCCTCTCTCGTCGAAGCCCGCCCGATCACGGGGCGAACCCACCAGATCCGGGTTCATTTTGCCCATCTGGGAGCTCCGCTGGCGGGAGACCGGCTCTATGGCGGAGACACATCCGCGATTCGCAGACAAGCTCTCCACGCGTTCGAACTGGCCTTCACCCATCCTTTGACGGGAGAAGATCTCCGGTTTGAAGCGCCCCTTCCCGAAGATATGCAACACGCTCTTGTTGCCTTGGGGCTCGCGTGA
- a CDS encoding cold shock domain-containing protein — protein MKGRVKWFNAEKGYGFIEREDGGDVFVHYTAIQGEGFRTLEEGEPVEFDIVEGDRGPQSANVIRLNHVR, from the coding sequence ATGAAGGGTAGAGTGAAATGGTTCAACGCTGAAAAAGGTTACGGATTCATCGAGCGCGAAGACGGCGGAGACGTGTTCGTGCACTACACCGCCATCCAAGGCGAAGGTTTCCGTACCCTTGAAGAAGGCGAACCGGTCGAATTTGACATCGTCGAGGGTGACCGCGGACCGCAATCCGCCAACGTCATTCGCCTGAACCACGTCCGCTGA
- a CDS encoding DUF2621 family protein — MTGPAWLQWFYAFFWVFMVVILAIGGYFMFRKFLKALPREDGKSILDWEEYYIRETIHMWSEEQKVLLNELVEPVPRMFRDVAKQKIAAKIGELALKDRAREVTRDHIIRGYILATPKRDHKWLIKTLKKNGIDLTPYKHLLE; from the coding sequence ATGACGGGACCGGCCTGGCTGCAATGGTTCTACGCCTTTTTCTGGGTGTTCATGGTGGTCATCCTGGCCATCGGCGGCTATTTCATGTTTCGCAAATTCCTGAAAGCCCTGCCCAGGGAAGACGGTAAATCGATCCTGGATTGGGAAGAATACTACATCAGGGAAACCATTCACATGTGGTCCGAAGAGCAAAAGGTGCTTTTGAACGAATTGGTCGAACCCGTTCCCCGGATGTTCCGTGACGTGGCCAAGCAAAAAATCGCCGCCAAAATCGGCGAGCTGGCCCTGAAGGATCGGGCCCGTGAAGTGACCCGGGATCACATCATCCGCGGATATATCCTCGCCACGCCGAAACGGGACCACAAATGGCTGATCAAGACCCTGAAAAAAAACGGCATCGACCTGACCCCGTACAAGCACTTGCTCGAATGA
- the yfkAB gene encoding radical SAM/CxCxxxxC motif protein YfkAB, giving the protein MSWHTGAKEPITPRWDPWDTWYTRNERGHYVLTSVEFTVTNLCNLRCEHCAVGEELVEREGPALPLDLLLKRLDEAEHLRTISITGGEPAVSTRAVKELIIPLLRYAKDRGIHTQLNTNLTLPLSRYLDWIGDVDVLHISWNYRDARDFHRIVFAKAGREVNDGAAEVLFERIRENARELSKAGIFVSAESFLSPFTAPHIVSMHRDVAEMGCRRHEVHPLYPSDFARNLRLLTLDEYRSAVHELLDHRNPDVWVLFGTLPFYPCSDREDDRELWLRLHREENVTVRQDPDGRNRLNINAFTGDVIVTDFGDVPPLGNVRTNRLDDVFARWLEHPLAEKSHCFCPEARCCGPNLLVMDTYYPTWDFRARSAKVKLT; this is encoded by the coding sequence ATGAGCTGGCATACGGGAGCCAAAGAACCGATCACTCCCCGGTGGGATCCGTGGGACACTTGGTACACGCGAAATGAACGAGGGCACTATGTTTTGACCAGTGTTGAATTCACCGTCACCAACTTGTGCAACCTGCGTTGCGAACACTGTGCGGTGGGAGAAGAGCTGGTGGAACGCGAAGGACCCGCGTTGCCGTTGGATCTTTTGCTGAAACGGCTGGACGAAGCGGAGCATCTTCGCACGATCAGCATCACCGGCGGCGAGCCGGCCGTCAGCACGCGGGCCGTCAAGGAGCTGATCATTCCGCTGTTGCGGTATGCAAAGGACCGGGGCATTCACACCCAGCTGAACACCAATCTGACGCTTCCGCTCAGTCGGTATCTCGATTGGATCGGAGATGTGGATGTGCTGCACATCTCCTGGAACTATCGGGATGCCCGCGATTTTCACCGGATCGTGTTTGCAAAAGCGGGCCGGGAAGTGAATGACGGCGCGGCGGAAGTCCTGTTTGAACGAATCCGGGAAAATGCCCGGGAGTTGTCCAAGGCGGGCATCTTTGTCTCGGCGGAGTCGTTCCTCAGTCCGTTCACGGCTCCGCACATCGTTTCCATGCATCGGGACGTGGCGGAGATGGGATGCCGGCGGCACGAAGTGCATCCGTTGTACCCGAGCGATTTTGCGAGGAATCTGCGCCTGTTGACACTGGACGAATACCGGAGCGCGGTTCATGAACTCTTGGACCACCGGAATCCCGACGTGTGGGTGTTGTTCGGTACCTTGCCCTTCTATCCGTGCAGCGACCGGGAAGATGACCGGGAGCTGTGGCTCCGGCTGCACCGGGAAGAAAACGTGACGGTTCGCCAGGACCCGGACGGTCGCAACCGGCTGAACATCAATGCATTCACCGGAGACGTGATCGTCACGGACTTCGGAGACGTTCCGCCGCTGGGGAACGTGCGGACGAACCGGTTGGATGACGTGTTTGCCCGCTGGCTGGAACACCCGCTGGCGGAAAAGTCGCATTGCTTCTGCCCGGAAGCCCGTTGTTGCGGGCCCAATTTGCTGGTGATGGACACGTATTATCCGACATGGGATTTCCGCGCGCGCAGCGCCAAAGTGAAACTGACCTGA
- a CDS encoding ABC transporter ATP-binding protein encodes MIRTESLTKRYGSVTAVNKLDLTVEAGTVFGFIGPNGAGKSTTMQILATLVVPDEGRAWVGGWDVVKDGDEVRRIIGYMPDFFGVYDNLTAIEYLEFYASCYGIRRDLRRKIGLDLLELVGLSHKRDDEVDKLSRGMKQRLGLARSLIHDPALLILDEPASGLDPRARVEFREVLKELRKMGKTIMISSHILPELAGFCDCIGMMENGKMVAFGNVDEMTRRTQTGRIIEIRVREKAEEAEELLGRMKPVQSVHREDRLLTVLVDGDEAVQEEILRELLHSNIPVTGFTETKEDIEDVFLRVTGEKEGSEADETAD; translated from the coding sequence ATGATTCGCACAGAATCGCTCACAAAGAGATACGGATCCGTCACGGCCGTGAACAAGCTGGATCTTACGGTGGAGGCCGGAACGGTGTTCGGATTCATCGGTCCGAACGGCGCCGGCAAATCAACCACGATGCAGATCCTGGCCACGTTGGTGGTGCCGGACGAAGGCCGCGCATGGGTGGGCGGATGGGATGTCGTCAAAGACGGGGACGAGGTCCGCCGCATCATCGGATACATGCCGGACTTCTTCGGCGTGTACGACAATCTGACGGCGATCGAATACCTTGAATTTTATGCATCCTGTTACGGGATCCGCCGGGATCTGCGGCGGAAAATCGGGCTGGATCTCTTGGAACTGGTGGGACTTTCCCACAAGCGTGATGATGAGGTGGACAAACTGTCCCGGGGGATGAAGCAGCGGTTGGGTCTGGCTCGCAGCCTCATTCACGACCCCGCCCTCCTCATCCTGGATGAGCCGGCATCCGGTCTCGATCCCCGGGCCCGGGTGGAGTTTCGAGAGGTGCTCAAGGAGCTCCGGAAGATGGGAAAAACGATCATGATCAGCTCTCACATCTTGCCGGAGCTGGCCGGTTTTTGCGATTGCATCGGCATGATGGAAAACGGGAAAATGGTCGCCTTCGGCAATGTGGACGAAATGACCCGGCGGACGCAAACCGGTCGGATCATCGAGATTCGGGTGCGGGAGAAAGCCGAGGAGGCGGAAGAGCTGCTCGGGCGGATGAAACCTGTCCAATCCGTGCATCGTGAGGATCGTCTGCTGACGGTACTGGTCGACGGCGATGAAGCGGTCCAGGAGGAGATCTTGCGGGAACTGCTCCATTCGAACATTCCGGTGACGGGATTCACCGAAACGAAGGAGGACATCGAGGATGTGTTTTTGCGCGTGACCGGTGAAAAGGAGGGGAGCGAAGCGGATGAAACGGCTGATTGA
- a CDS encoding ABC transporter permease yields MKRLIEWWKNPVLARETQWRMRSNKTPWVIFLYLTVTGGITLSILALSLDSVSGYNPDQSRFLFGGLAAVQLLMVSLVTPGLTAGLISGERERQTLSILLTTRLGTGQIVIGKWLAALSFMFLLLFATAPLYVMVYLFGGISTDALWKVFLHLLVTMLFFGSMGIYFSTVFKRTGVATVTAYLVTAGIGIGLPIILWLILLSLDASAFSGRHVPLITEIIGALHPLISLLFALTGEFLIEPDQLRIDFFQTYLIVYGVLSAIFLAGSVYKLSPGRFSRPWRTGRNAKQRSDAAGESA; encoded by the coding sequence ATGAAACGGCTGATTGAGTGGTGGAAGAATCCGGTACTTGCCCGTGAAACGCAGTGGAGGATGCGGTCTAATAAGACGCCGTGGGTCATTTTTCTGTACCTGACGGTCACCGGTGGAATCACCCTGTCCATTCTGGCGTTGTCCCTTGACAGCGTCAGCGGGTACAACCCCGATCAGAGCCGGTTTCTGTTCGGCGGATTGGCCGCCGTTCAGCTGCTGATGGTCTCGCTGGTGACTCCCGGGCTGACGGCCGGATTGATCAGCGGCGAACGGGAGCGGCAAACGTTGTCCATCCTGCTCACCACCCGGCTCGGCACCGGACAGATCGTGATCGGCAAATGGCTGGCTGCGCTCAGCTTCATGTTTCTGCTCCTGTTCGCGACGGCTCCGCTGTACGTGATGGTGTATCTGTTCGGAGGAATCTCGACGGATGCCCTGTGGAAAGTGTTCCTGCATTTGCTGGTGACGATGCTGTTTTTCGGAAGCATGGGGATTTACTTCTCGACGGTGTTCAAACGGACGGGTGTGGCCACGGTGACGGCGTATCTCGTGACGGCGGGGATCGGCATCGGGCTGCCGATCATTTTGTGGCTGATCCTGCTGTCCCTTGACGCATCCGCTTTTTCCGGCCGACACGTTCCGCTGATCACCGAGATCATCGGTGCCCTGCATCCGCTCATCAGCCTGTTGTTCGCGCTGACGGGAGAGTTTCTGATCGAACCGGATCAACTGCGGATTGACTTTTTTCAAACGTATCTGATCGTTTACGGCGTGCTGTCGGCGATCTTCCTTGCGGGCAGCGTGTACAAACTGTCCCCCGGCCGTTTTTCCCGGCCGTGGCGGACGGGGCGGAACGCCAAACAGCGATCGGATGCGGCCGGTGAGTCCGCATGA